The Jannaschia sp. GRR-S6-38 genomic interval CGTGCTGGCGCTGATCGCCTACCTGATGGTGGCCAAGGGGCTGAACGACCTGAAGGCGACCAGCCTGGCGCCCACCCGCACCGCGAAAAACGTCCGCCGCGACGCCGAGGCGGTGAAGGAGAGCATGTGATGGCCGAGACCAAGAGTGTCGCCGATATCGAACGCGAGATCGAGGCCGAGCGCGGCGCGCTGGCCCGCTCGCTGGAGGATCTGCAGGCGCGCTTCGCGCCCGAGCAGATCGCGGATACGGCCAAGGACTACCTGCGCGAGAATGGCGGCCAGATCGCCGCGAAGGCGGGGAACACGCTGAAGGAGAACCCGGTCGGCGCGATCCTGACGGGGGTCGGCGTGGCGATGATGATCGCAGGCCGGTCGCGCAAGAAGCCGGGCTATGACCGCTGGGCCGCGACCCATGACGAACACGCGCCCGACTGGGGCCGCAAGCGCGGCGCGGCGGATGCCGCCGGGACGCCTCCGCAACCCGCCTGGGACCGCAGCGCCAAGCCCGCCGCGCCGGGCCTGCGCCAGGAGGCGCCGCCAATGGCGGGCTTCGACGCGCGCTTGGCCCGGGCCGAAGGCGACGCGGAGGAGCCCTCGCGCTGGGACGCGGCGGCCGCACAGGCTCGCGCGCTCCGCGACAAGGCCGCCGCCGCGCTGCACGGGCTGGAAGAAAAAGTCCGCGGCTCGGAAGACCCCGGCCGGTCGCGCGACGCCTTCCTGCGCGGCGCGCGCGAAGGCTATGCCGCCGCCTCGGCCCGCGAAGCGCGGCTGAAGGCCCCCGACATCCCGAGCCGCGGCCGCTACCGAGCGTCGGCCGAGCTCCGCAACCGCATTACCGAAGGAACCGAAGACATGTCAGACGATGCCCGTGACCGAGTGATCCGCGCCAGGCAGAAGGCGCATGACGCGCAGGCGGCGGTGGAGGAGCGGTTGGGCGACTACGCCGCGCGCGGCCGCCGCGGCTACGACGCGCAACCCTTGATCGGCGGCCTTCTGGCCTTCGGGCTGGGGGCCGCGATCGGCGCCGCCCTGCCCCGCACCCGCCGCGAGGACGAGATGCTGGGCGAGTATCGCGACCGCGCCTTCGAGGAGGCCGACCGCATCTTCCGCACCGAGGCCGCCAAGCTGCAGGCCGTGGCCGAGGCCGCGCTGAACGAGGCGCGCGACGTGGCCGATGAGGCCATGCGCGACGCCAAGCGCCAGACGCCGACCGGCCGGGAAGCCGTGGATCGCGTCGAGGAAACCGCCGAAGCGGCGGCCGAGCGCATCAAGTCGGCGGCCGAGGACGAGGCCGAGAAGCAGAAGCTGGGCAGCAGCCTGAACTGACCGGCTCGTGTGGAGCCCAGACGGGGCGCGGCGTCGATGCGATGCCGCGCCCCGTTCTATTTTCCCCTGTCGTTTTGTCGCGGGGTTTCCCTTGCGAAAGCAGGAACATACCCCCCGCTGGCCCGCGTTGAACTACTGTAACCTGCAAACGAAAGGGAGAGCCAAAATGGCCGACCGTATCGACACCCTGAAGACCCTTCTGACCCGCCTGATCGACTCGCGCGAGGGTTATCGCGAAGCGGTGGACCACGTGGATTCGCCGCGCCTGACGGAGATCTTCGAGAGCTTCATCTCGCGCCGCGACCGCGATGCCGCCGAGGTGCGCGCCTATCTCGTGAAGGAAGGCCAGACGATCGCCGATGACGGCTCGCTTCTGGCCGCGGCGCATCGCGTCTTCCTCGACCTGAAGGAGAAGGCCACGGGCGGCCGCGACGCCGCCGTGCTGCAGGAGGTCATCCGGGGCGAGAGCCACCTGCTGCAGACCTACGAGGACGCGCAGGACGCCGCCGGCGCCGAGGCGCCCGAAACGCTGTTCCTGCGCGAGCAGCATGCCGCGCTGAAATCCGCGATCCAGCAGTTGGAGACGCGCGAAGACCTCGCCGCCTGACCCCAGGCCGCGCCACGCGCGACGATTTCGACGGGCGTCCCCGCAACCGGGGGCGCCCGTTTCACGTTGACCTGCCAGACACGCCCCATCACCCGCGAGGAGAGATCACATGAAACCCATCGCAGTCGTCGCCGGAGGCTCCGCCGGCATCGGGCGCGCCACGGTCGAGGCGCTTTTGGCCCGCGGCTACCGCGTCGCCGTGCTGGCGCGCGGCCAGGACCGGCTGGACCAGATGCGGGCCGAGCTGGGCGCGGATCTCTGGACCCGCTCCGCCGACGTGTCGGACGCCGCGCAGGTCGAGGCCGCCGCCGACGCGATCGTCGCCGATTGGGGCGCGCCGGAGGTCTGGATCAACAACGCCATGCTCACCAGTTTCTCGTCCTTCGCGGAGGTCGACGACGCGGAGTTCCGCAAGATCACGGACACGACCTATCTGGGCACGGTGAATGGCTGCCGCGCGGCGCTGCGCGTGATGGAGACCGGGCGGATCGTCAACGTGGGCTCGGGGCTGGCCTATACGTCGGTGCCGATGCAGGCCGCCTATTGCGGGGCCAAGCACGCCATAGAGGGCTTCACCCAGGCCCTGCGGATCGAGATCGCGCGCGGGCGCCGCGACATCACGCTGGGCATGGTGCAGCTGCCGGCGGTGAACACGCCGCAATTCGACTGGGCGCGCAACCGGCTGGATGCGAAGCCGCAGCCCGCCCCGCCGATCTTCCAGCCCGAAGTCGCCGCCGAGGCTATCCTGCGCGCCGTCGAGACGGGCGCGCGCGAGGTGCTCGTCGGGCGCTCGGTCCTGAAGCTCGTCTTCGCCAACATGCTGTTTCCGGACGTGGTCGAAAGCCAGCTCGAGAAGATGGGCGTGGAGGCGCAGGAATCGCCGCAGCCCGATTTCGGGCGGGACGACAACCTGGACGGGCCGCTGGCCGATTATCCGTCGAAGGCGCATGGCTCCTTCGACGACCGGGCCGCCGATCGGGGCATCATCGTCGACGGCGACCGCGCGCGGAAGGCGCTGGTCTTCGGCGCGGCGGCGGCGCTTCTGGGGATCGGCGCGATGCTGGGACGCGCGTCGAAGGCGGGCCCCGCCGAGCCCGAGCTGCACGACCCGGACCGCACGGACCTGCCCTGGGGCCTCGACACGCCCGACTATTCGCGGGCGATCGCGGATCGGCGCTGAGGCTTGGACGTCCTCGAATTGACGCGCTGGGCGGCGGCCGTCGCGACGATCGCGGCCGCGCTGATGGTCGCCTGGGGCGAGCCGCCGCGGCTGGTGGCCTGGGGCTTCGCGCTGTTCGTGGTGGCGTCGCTCTGCTGGATCGGCGCGTCGCTGGCGCAGGACAAGCCGGCGCTCCTGATCCAGAACGGCGTGCTGCTGGCGGTGAATGTCTGGGGGCTGTGGCGCTGGTGGGGACGGGGCTGAGGCCCCGCCCGGACCGGGACGGGGCCGGCGCTTAGCGCAGCCAGATCGCGCCGGTGCGCCCGGGCAGGGTGCCGCCCTCCATCTCGCCCGAGGCGATGTCGGGATCGGGCCGGGCCTCGACCGGGTCCGTGCCGAAATTCAGCACCACCTCGGCGCAGTCGTAATCGAGCCCGATCACCTCGCCCTCGTGGCGCCAGCCCTGCAGCTTGCGGCCACGCAGCTTGTCGCGCCGGAAGGCGTGGATCTCGCGGTAGAAGCGCAGGTTGCTGTCATGCGCGATCTCCTGCACCGCGACCGACAGGCCCGAGGCCCAGTCCATCGGCAGCCAGGGCCGCCCGGTGGAAAATCCGCGATCGGCGCCCTCGGCCCAGGGCAGCGGTACGCGCGCGCCCTCGCGGCCCGGCCCGTCGGGCCAGTAGAGCAGGTCCAGCGGATCCGTCACCGCCGCCTTGGGCAGCTGCGGCTGGCAGAGCCCCAGCTCCTCGCCCTGGTAGACCAGCACCGTGCCGGGCGAGACGGCCAGCATCAGCGAGAGGAAGCGCACGTCGCGGTCCGAACCGTCGCCCGATTTGCCGGCATGGCGCGGCTGGTCGTGGCTCGACAGCC includes:
- a CDS encoding DUF3618 domain-containing protein; the encoded protein is MAETKSVADIEREIEAERGALARSLEDLQARFAPEQIADTAKDYLRENGGQIAAKAGNTLKENPVGAILTGVGVAMMIAGRSRKKPGYDRWAATHDEHAPDWGRKRGAADAAGTPPQPAWDRSAKPAAPGLRQEAPPMAGFDARLARAEGDAEEPSRWDAAAAQARALRDKAAAALHGLEEKVRGSEDPGRSRDAFLRGAREGYAAASAREARLKAPDIPSRGRYRASAELRNRITEGTEDMSDDARDRVIRARQKAHDAQAAVEERLGDYAARGRRGYDAQPLIGGLLAFGLGAAIGAALPRTRREDEMLGEYRDRAFEEADRIFRTEAAKLQAVAEAALNEARDVADEAMRDAKRQTPTGREAVDRVEETAEAAAERIKSAAEDEAEKQKLGSSLN
- a CDS encoding SDR family oxidoreductase; its protein translation is MKPIAVVAGGSAGIGRATVEALLARGYRVAVLARGQDRLDQMRAELGADLWTRSADVSDAAQVEAAADAIVADWGAPEVWINNAMLTSFSSFAEVDDAEFRKITDTTYLGTVNGCRAALRVMETGRIVNVGSGLAYTSVPMQAAYCGAKHAIEGFTQALRIEIARGRRDITLGMVQLPAVNTPQFDWARNRLDAKPQPAPPIFQPEVAAEAILRAVETGAREVLVGRSVLKLVFANMLFPDVVESQLEKMGVEAQESPQPDFGRDDNLDGPLADYPSKAHGSFDDRAADRGIIVDGDRARKALVFGAAAALLGIGAMLGRASKAGPAEPELHDPDRTDLPWGLDTPDYSRAIADRR
- a CDS encoding ferritin-like domain-containing protein; this encodes MADRIDTLKTLLTRLIDSREGYREAVDHVDSPRLTEIFESFISRRDRDAAEVRAYLVKEGQTIADDGSLLAAAHRVFLDLKEKATGGRDAAVLQEVIRGESHLLQTYEDAQDAAGAEAPETLFLREQHAALKSAIQQLETREDLAA